The Nostoc cf. commune SO-36 genomic sequence TGGTTGTGATGGTCTTCACTCCATCGTCCGTAACACATTAAAAGACTGGGATAAACCTACATCAGACAGATTTGAGATGAAGCTTTTTCCCTCGCCCAGTTCGTGCCTGAGATACAAAGTGTTAACCCTGCCACCAAATTTTCCTCTGGTTCATAGTAGTAACGAACACGCCGTGAGTACTATGGCATACGCAATTCCTGGAGCTTTGCGAGGTCGCAAGCGTTCTGTTTCTCTTGGCATATTGCCGCTTAAAAACCCAGATGAACCCCGTTCTGCAAATATTATTAAATACCCAGACCACCAAATATGGGAATTGAAAAACTCTGAGGAACTGTACAATTTTTTTGAAAAAGCCTTCCCACAATTGCCTATACGTCAAATAGTATCACCTGAAGAGGCTGAGAGATTTGCTAAAAGTGAAGGCGCTTACTTCCCCATTCCTCAATACTGTTCTGGATTGCACTTGTTGTTAATGCACGAACCAGGATGTCTTGAGATACCCCAGTCTTCATCTTCTGGAATAATACTTTTAGGAGATGCCATTCACTGCTTTCCTCCAGATATTGGACAAGGGGTAAACTCAGCATTGGAGGATGTGTACATTCTAAATGAGGCACTTTCTCAAAGTAACGACGAACTCTCGCGTAGTTTGCCTTTATACGAATCTTTACGCTTACCTGATACAAAAGCCTTGGTATACCTTGCCCAAACTGCTTATCCCTGGCAGTATAACCAAAACTCGCTTGGCAAGTTGGTGTGGTATGTCAACTTTTTTCTGCGACTTTTACTTAGTCGGTTACTACCCTTTATATTTAATCCTCCAGCATTCTTTCTCATCCAGAATTATCAACTTTCCTACCAGCAAATCTGGGTTATGGTTCAACGTACCACCAAAACATTTTATATACTCAGTATAATATTCCTTTGTGGGTTGTTGGCTTTAGTATTGAAGGATTTAGTAAGTATTTATTGATTTCAAATGGTGCAAGAAGCTCGGAATACAATTACGTGTGACTTTTGACTTCAGCTTTGCGGTACTAGGTTGTTTTTGTGTAAGTATTTGTTGACTTAAAGTTACCGCAACCTTGGAAATCCGTGTCATTTTAAACTTTCCTTTGTGGCTATAACTGTTTCTAGGGAAACAGTATCTCGTTCTCTATCTCCGTTAGAATTGACTGACATCGTTTAATTCTATATACTTCAACTGCATTAGTTCATGAAATATCTAAGTGCAATAATCTCTATCTTTCCTGTAAACATCTGCTAATGGCTGTGTTTTATTAGACTACTAACATTACTAAATTTTTAAAAGGTTATAAACTTGAATAATTGCATTGGTATAGCTTACCGTAGGTATGCAATAGTTTGCCGTAGGAATGCAGATGGATTGGATTAGCTTACTCAAAGCTCAACAAACTGACTTCCTTCAACGTGTGAAAAAACCTAAAACTTATGACTTATCTTTGCTGGAAAGTCAAGTTAAAGGTTGTCACACTGAAGTTATGGGTTTTTGGGGTGAGCCATTGGCTAGACTCCAAGAGCTTTCTCGCCAACAAGCAGAAGTTCTCGCTAAAAATCCGCCGCCTACACCGTCTGAATATCCTGAACCTCCCGACTGGACAATACCTTTTCCCAAACACTTCCAACAACAAGCCCAAGATTATCTTTTGCGGGAGCATCTTGTTGATGGGGTAATGGCTGAACGCTTGGGCAAATTGGTAAAAAAGGTGTCGCAAGATACCTTACAAAACATGATTTTAGATGATGAGGGAAATTTGTGTGGTGAAAGCAAATTTTCTTATGTACTCAAAGATCATCCTCAGCTAAGTATCCAAGTTTACGTTGCTGATGGAGAAAGTTTTAATGGTATTAAGAAAGACAAAATTAAGTGGTCGATTACTCAAGAAGATTTGAAAAATCACCAAGTATTAATTTTTCTGTGTTTGTTTTATCCTTCTACAGGTAATTTAGGTACGAGAGGCAAAGTATAATAACAGGTTTTTTACCGACAAATCAACTTGAATTTACTGAACCAAAACTGTATGTAACTCCGAGTAACTTATTGTATGCAGGAGGGTTAAGTTGGTATTTAGAATCACTTTTTGGCAAAAAAGACACGTCGCCATTAATTAGTGAGAAAGCGTACTCGCAGATACAATACAAACTCTACCATCAGAGCATTGCCTCAAGGATATAGTCGGTGACTGGGAATGCTGGCAGACTTTGCAAGGACACACCAGAGGCATTAATTGTCTAGCTTTCAGTTCTGGGTGTAAGAATGGCAAAGCCTTACCCATATTGGCAAGTGGTAGTCGGGGAGAAACGAAACTCTGGGATTTAAGCAAGGGTGAATTAATAGATACATTATCAGAGTATCCTTGGGTAATATCTGGGCTAGTGGATGAAGTCAATTCCCTAGCTTTTAGTTCCGATGGACAGACTTTAGTGAGTTGCGGTGCAGATTCCACCATTAAGCTTTGGCACGTAGGCGCACTAGACTTGATAGATATTTTGCACAAACATAATGGGGTAGTGCGGTGTGCTGCCTTCACCCCAGATGGCAGAATGTTAGCCACAGGCGGAGATGATAGAAAAATTCTTTTTTGGGATTTGATGCAACGTCAGGTAGCGATCGCACTTTCTTTAGATGATACAGCTGCTCATTCCCTGGTTTTAAGTCGAGATGGGGAAACTTTGGTGACAGGTAGCTACCGCAAAATCAAAGTCTGGCGTACCTTACCCAAAACTGGGATTAAAAGTTTAAAGGATGCACAACCACTACATACCCTCATGGGTCATTCTCACATCGTTCGTTCCTTAGCAATCAATGCAGATGGTAAACTGCTGGTGAGTGGTAGCTGGGATCAAACGATTAAAATTTGGCATTTGGAGACTGGAGAATTACTGCATACTCTTAAAGGACATAGAGATAGAGTATATGCGATCGCTTTAAGTCCCGATGGGCAAATAATCGCTAGCGGTAGTGCTGATAAAACTATCAAGTTGTGGCATCTACAAACTGGGGAATTGCTCGGTACTTTTACAGGTCATGGGAATATAGTTACAGCATTAGCCTTCACAGCTTCCGGCGAGATGTTGGTTAGCGGGAGTTTAGATAAGACAATTAAAATTTGGCAACGAAGTTAGGAGTAGATAAGCTTCATGCATATCAGTAGATTTTCGTCAGTATGTAAGTTATAATGCAAGCATTCTTGGCAGTCTAAAACAAAATTAATTTTGTCAGTAGCACTTAGGCTGTAAATTAGCTCAGTGTGTGGGTATTAAACTCAATCTTACACGGGGTTTTGAAGACAAAAATGAGTGATGCTTTTTCACATAAAGCGTCACCCAACACCCTGCCATAAGCATCGCTAACTTAAAAATTGTGTTTTCCACCCTTATTTTCGCCAATATGTTAAGCACTATTACTTGATTGACAAATTGTTTATGACTTTGAACTGTCAAGAATGTAATGCAAGTAGAAAACAAAAGTTTCGGATACTGATAATTAAGGAAAAAGCAATGGTTATTTCACAACGTGGTATTATTACCTACGCTTACGGGGCATCTTACTATATAGAAATGGCAAAGTCACTAGCGCGTTCTCTACGTCTTCATTCACCAAATGTTCCCCGCGCTATTGTTACTGACAATCAAAATGATAAAGAGTTACTCGAACTTTTTGATTACGTTATAACTATGAAAGAAGAATACGGTTCTAATGTGAGACAAAAGCTTCATGTCTATGATTACTCTCCATTTGAAAATACACTTTATATTGATAGTGATTGCATAGCAGTAAAAGATATTAACTTTATTTTTGATGATTTTAAAGGTAGAAGTTTTAGTGTGCCAGGTAATGTATATCTTAAAGCAGGTGATAAAGATAATTTCGTTGAATTAGATGACATCCTCAAACGATTTAATCTGACAAAATTACCTAAATTTAATGGAGGTATTTATTATTTCGAGAAAAACGATACTGCTAAGGCATTTTTTGAAACAGCGCTAGAATTTTCGAGCGACTGGAAAAAGCTAGGTATTGGTGAATTTCGTGGTGATGGCCCTAATGATGAACGTCTTTTTGGTATAGCGATGATGCTACACAATCAAAGTATGTTTGAAGATTATGGTCAGATGATGCGAACACCTATTGGTCTTCGTGGTTCTTTTGATATAGATGCTATTAAAGGTAAATCTAGTTTTCAAAAATACAATGAGGTGGTGTCTCCTGCTCTTGTACACTTTGCCTGCGTTTGGGGAGAACATCCCGTATATCATCGGGAAGTATCAAGATTAAAAAACCTAAATAAAGGTTCCACTAACGAGATCAAGTCTGATATACTCTCCACAATTAAATATAAGTTTGGCTATCAAATTGCCTTATTAAGGTATATAGCAAAACGTGTACCTAAAAATCCTCAGTATGTTCAAGCTAGAGTGAAAAAACTTTTGAGGCAAGTACCTGAGTTGATTAAAAGTAGATACAAAACTCAGTTAATTCGTAGCAAATAAAATTTGGGAAGACTCGGCATCCCTTTGTACTTACTCTAAATCACTCAAAGGCTGCCCTGGTTACTTTGTGCATAACTTTACTTGCATAGAAAGTGCTGTCTGCGGTTCAGGCAGCACTTAAAAATTTTCATCGAACCTGAGAAGATACAAACCAAAACTTCCCGTCCTTCGCTCGTGGCAGGTATTAAAAATTATATTTTTGTGAAACTCACAAGGATTGTATCTGTAGGTTTATTGTAGAAACTGGGCGGTA encodes the following:
- a CDS encoding glycosyltransferase family protein, with protein sequence MVISQRGIITYAYGASYYIEMAKSLARSLRLHSPNVPRAIVTDNQNDKELLELFDYVITMKEEYGSNVRQKLHVYDYSPFENTLYIDSDCIAVKDINFIFDDFKGRSFSVPGNVYLKAGDKDNFVELDDILKRFNLTKLPKFNGGIYYFEKNDTAKAFFETALEFSSDWKKLGIGEFRGDGPNDERLFGIAMMLHNQSMFEDYGQMMRTPIGLRGSFDIDAIKGKSSFQKYNEVVSPALVHFACVWGEHPVYHREVSRLKNLNKGSTNEIKSDILSTIKYKFGYQIALLRYIAKRVPKNPQYVQARVKKLLRQVPELIKSRYKTQLIRSK
- a CDS encoding FAD-dependent oxidoreductase, whose amino-acid sequence is MQINKKAINNSKQENLEVFVHTENGKVVTFEPYLLVGCDGLHSIVRNTLKDWDKPTSDRFEMKLFPSPSSCLRYKVLTLPPNFPLVHSSNEHAVSTMAYAIPGALRGRKRSVSLGILPLKNPDEPRSANIIKYPDHQIWELKNSEELYNFFEKAFPQLPIRQIVSPEEAERFAKSEGAYFPIPQYCSGLHLLLMHEPGCLEIPQSSSSGIILLGDAIHCFPPDIGQGVNSALEDVYILNEALSQSNDELSRSLPLYESLRLPDTKALVYLAQTAYPWQYNQNSLGKLVWYVNFFLRLLLSRLLPFIFNPPAFFLIQNYQLSYQQIWVMVQRTTKTFYILSIIFLCGLLALVLKDLVSIY